A window from Synechococcus sp. RSCCF101 encodes these proteins:
- a CDS encoding SpoIID/LytB domain-containing protein, whose amino-acid sequence MRGSSRGFAVAGALLLALGGGIGLERLRSGPAGRVALSWPWAPEAASADAEVALATLLERPEGPARTAIDSARESEPAPAVPPIPVPGEGLVIRVGLVSQGRQASLGGTAAWTCTRSDGGRLQMPAGGSRGLGPILAGRGSALCRSVPGGTLTVNGTAYAGELQLFAGDGGATIVNNLPLEDYIASVVGAEMPASWPEHALRAQAVAARSYALAHMARPATTLFHLGDTTRWQAYRGLASRHPRTRQAAADTEGMILSFRGGIVESLYAATDGISREAHGHLGASMSQHGARTLAERGLTYVQILGRYYQGASLARLNRSTGRES is encoded by the coding sequence ATGAGGGGCTCAAGCCGCGGATTCGCGGTGGCCGGAGCCCTGCTGCTCGCCCTGGGCGGGGGCATCGGGCTCGAGCGACTGCGCAGCGGCCCGGCCGGTCGGGTCGCTCTTTCCTGGCCATGGGCGCCGGAAGCGGCCTCCGCGGATGCGGAGGTCGCGCTGGCCACCCTGCTGGAGCGGCCCGAAGGCCCTGCGCGGACCGCCATCGATTCCGCTCGGGAATCCGAGCCGGCTCCTGCCGTCCCGCCGATCCCGGTGCCCGGCGAGGGGCTGGTGATCCGGGTGGGGCTGGTCAGCCAGGGCCGGCAGGCCAGCCTGGGCGGAACGGCCGCCTGGACGTGCACCCGCTCCGATGGCGGGCGGCTGCAGATGCCTGCGGGAGGTAGCAGGGGCCTGGGCCCCATCCTCGCCGGCCGTGGCTCGGCGTTGTGCCGGTCGGTCCCGGGTGGAACGCTCACGGTCAATGGCACCGCCTACGCCGGTGAGCTGCAGCTGTTCGCGGGCGATGGGGGCGCCACGATCGTCAACAACCTGCCGCTCGAGGACTACATCGCCTCGGTGGTGGGCGCCGAGATGCCGGCGAGCTGGCCCGAGCACGCCCTCCGAGCCCAGGCCGTGGCCGCACGCTCCTATGCCCTGGCCCACATGGCCAGACCGGCGACGACCCTGTTCCACCTCGGCGACACCACCCGCTGGCAGGCATACCGGGGTCTGGCCAGCCGCCATCCGCGCACGCGTCAGGCCGCGGCCGACACCGAGGGGATGATCCTCAGTTTCCGGGGCGGCATCGTGGAGAGCCTCTATGCCGCCACCGACGGCATCAGCCGGGAGGCCCATGGCCACCTCGGCGCCAGCATGAGCCAGCACGGCGCCCGGACGCTGGCGGAGCGGGGACTCACTTACGTGCAGATTCTGGGGCGCTACTACCAGGGCGCGTCGCTGGCGCGACTGAACCGGTCGACGGGCCGTGAGAGCTGA
- a CDS encoding branched-chain amino acid transaminase — translation MQSFLPYAWFRGRCVPFAEATVSVATHALHYGTGAFGGMRALPNPEKPSEILLFRADRHARRLAQSARLLLTDLAEATVLDAVTAMLRANRPSTPSYLRPFVYTSDLGIAPRLHDIETDFLIYGIELGDYLSPDGVSCRISSWTRQEDRSLPLRGKISGAYITSSLAKTEAVQSGFDEALLLNSRGKVSEASGMNLFIVRDGVLITPGVDQDILEGITRASVIELARDMGIHVVERAVDKTELLVADEVFLTGTAAKITPIRRVETTDLSGPRPLMTALKQKLTAITEGREPAYEHWVTRIALDQAS, via the coding sequence ATGCAGTCGTTCCTCCCCTATGCCTGGTTCCGCGGGCGCTGCGTGCCGTTCGCGGAGGCCACGGTGTCGGTGGCCACCCACGCCCTGCACTACGGCACCGGCGCCTTCGGGGGGATGCGGGCTCTGCCGAACCCGGAGAAGCCCTCCGAGATCCTGCTCTTCCGTGCCGATCGCCACGCCCGGCGTCTCGCCCAGAGCGCGCGTCTGCTGCTCACGGACCTGGCGGAGGCAACGGTCCTCGACGCGGTGACGGCCATGCTGCGCGCCAACCGACCGAGCACGCCGAGCTATCTCAGGCCCTTCGTGTACACGAGCGATCTGGGCATCGCACCGCGCCTGCACGACATCGAGACCGATTTCCTCATCTATGGCATCGAGCTGGGCGACTACCTCTCACCCGACGGCGTCAGCTGCCGCATCAGCAGCTGGACCCGGCAGGAGGACCGCTCCCTGCCGCTGCGGGGCAAGATCAGCGGCGCCTACATCACCAGTTCACTGGCCAAGACCGAGGCGGTGCAGAGCGGCTTCGATGAAGCCCTGCTGCTCAACAGCCGCGGCAAGGTGAGCGAGGCCAGCGGCATGAACCTCTTCATCGTCCGCGACGGGGTGCTGATCACCCCCGGCGTGGATCAGGACATTCTCGAGGGCATCACACGCGCCAGCGTGATCGAGCTGGCCCGCGACATGGGCATTCACGTGGTGGAGCGGGCGGTGGACAAGACCGAGCTGCTGGTGGCCGACGAGGTCTTCCTCACCGGAACGGCGGCCAAGATCACCCCGATCCGCCGGGTGGAGACCACCGACCTCAGCGGACCCCGCCCGCTGATGACGGCGCTCAAGCAGAAGCTCACGGCCATCACCGAGGGGCGCGAACCGGCCTATGAGCACTGGGTCACCCGGATCGCCCTCGATCAGGCTTCCTAA
- the metH gene encoding methionine synthase yields MGTSLQTMDLTAEDFGGPVLEGCNENLVVTRPDAVQEVHRRFLEAGCDVIETDTFGAASVVLAEYGLEDRAHELNRRAAELAKEVAQAFSTPEKPRFVAGSMGPTTKLPTLGHIPFDTLRNAYQEQAEGLLAGGVDLLLVETCQDVLQIKAALQGIEAAFETWGGRRPLMVSVTMETTGTMLVGSDIAAVVAILEPFPIDVLGLNCATGPEQMKEHIRYLSDHSPFVLSCIPNAGLPENVGGVAHYRLRPIELRMQLLHFVEDLGVQVIGGCCGTTPDHIRALAEMAEGMSPKTRAIRGPRDQSGRPCLGYEPSAASIYGTTTYEQDQSFLIIGERLNASGSRKVRDLLAVEDWDGLVALARGQVKENAHVLDVNVDYVGRDGERDMHELVSRLVTNVTLPLMLDSTEWQKMEAGLKVAGGKCILNSTNYEDGEERFFRVLRLARDYGAGVVVGTIDEQGMARTADAKFAIAQRAYRDALEFGIPARELFYDPLALPVSTGIEDDRRNGAETIEAIRRIRRDLPGVHVLLGVSNISFGLSPAARITLNSVFLHDCCAAGMDAAIVSPAKILPLMKVSEEHQRICRDLIHDRRRFEGDACIYDPLTELTSLFEGVSAKEARASGPSLQDLPVEERLTRHIIDGERIGLEAALDEALNQHPPLEIVNTFLLDGMKVVGELFGSGQMQLPFVLQSAQTMKAAVAHLEPHMEKTEGGSTAKAKFLIATVKGDVHDIGKNLVDIILTNNGYEVINLGIKQEVGAIIEAQQEHQADCIAMSGLLVKSTAFMKDNLSAFNEAGIHVPVVLGGAALTPRFVNRDCAEVYDGKVIYGRDAFTDLRFMDAYVEALRDGVWDHRRGFLSGTPEGIQLGGDAGAGDAAGPDDDSGSTGEGSPSGDGTGSAPIRRDRSEAVPEERAVEPPFLGCRHLHGDAIPLEEVAAYLDRNALYAGQWQLRKAKGQSRQDYEAMLAEKAEPVLSHWLGRACEEGLLQPAVAYGYFPCGRDGNSVVVYAPDGAAGGAELGRFELPRQRSGNRYCIADFYRDLQDGRPGDVLPMQAVTMGEEASRFAQALFSADNYADYLYFHGLAVQMAEALAEWVHARIRRECGFGDQEPDSLRGVLAQHYRGSRYSFGYPACPNVADSRQQLAWLDAGSIGLSMDESDQLNPEQSTTALVALHSQARYFSA; encoded by the coding sequence ATGGGCACCTCGCTCCAGACCATGGACCTGACGGCCGAGGACTTCGGCGGGCCGGTGCTGGAGGGCTGCAACGAGAACCTGGTGGTCACCCGGCCCGACGCCGTTCAGGAGGTGCACCGCCGCTTCCTCGAGGCCGGCTGCGATGTGATCGAGACCGACACCTTCGGTGCCGCCTCGGTGGTGCTGGCGGAATACGGCCTCGAGGACCGGGCGCACGAGCTGAACCGGAGGGCGGCCGAACTGGCGAAGGAGGTGGCGCAGGCCTTCTCCACGCCGGAGAAACCGCGCTTCGTGGCCGGATCGATGGGGCCCACCACCAAGCTGCCCACCCTCGGCCACATTCCCTTCGACACCCTGAGGAACGCCTATCAGGAGCAGGCCGAGGGGCTTCTGGCAGGCGGGGTGGATCTGTTGCTGGTCGAGACCTGCCAGGACGTGCTGCAGATCAAGGCCGCCCTCCAGGGCATCGAGGCCGCCTTCGAGACCTGGGGCGGCCGGCGGCCGCTGATGGTGTCGGTGACGATGGAGACCACGGGCACCATGCTCGTCGGCTCGGACATCGCCGCCGTGGTGGCGATCCTGGAGCCCTTCCCCATCGACGTACTCGGGCTGAACTGCGCCACCGGGCCGGAGCAGATGAAGGAGCACATCCGCTACCTGAGCGACCACAGCCCCTTCGTGCTGAGCTGCATCCCCAACGCCGGACTGCCGGAGAACGTGGGCGGCGTGGCCCACTACCGGCTCCGGCCGATCGAACTGCGCATGCAGCTGCTCCACTTCGTGGAGGATCTGGGGGTGCAGGTGATCGGTGGCTGCTGCGGCACCACCCCGGATCACATCCGCGCTCTGGCGGAGATGGCGGAGGGGATGAGCCCGAAGACCCGGGCGATCCGCGGCCCCCGGGATCAGAGCGGACGTCCCTGCCTGGGCTATGAGCCCTCAGCGGCATCGATCTACGGAACCACCACCTACGAACAGGATCAGTCGTTCCTGATCATCGGGGAGCGCCTCAATGCCAGCGGATCGCGCAAGGTGCGCGATCTTCTGGCGGTGGAGGACTGGGACGGTCTGGTGGCCCTCGCCCGCGGGCAGGTGAAGGAGAACGCCCACGTTCTGGACGTGAACGTGGATTACGTGGGCCGCGACGGTGAGCGGGACATGCATGAGCTGGTCAGTCGTCTGGTCACGAACGTGACGCTGCCGCTGATGCTCGATTCCACCGAGTGGCAGAAAATGGAGGCCGGCCTCAAGGTGGCCGGCGGCAAGTGCATCCTCAATTCCACCAACTACGAGGACGGCGAGGAGCGCTTCTTCCGCGTCCTGCGGCTGGCGCGGGATTACGGCGCCGGTGTGGTGGTGGGCACCATCGATGAACAGGGCATGGCCCGCACCGCGGACGCCAAGTTCGCCATCGCTCAGCGGGCCTACAGGGATGCGCTCGAATTCGGCATTCCCGCCCGGGAGCTCTTCTACGACCCCCTGGCCCTGCCCGTCTCCACCGGCATCGAGGACGACCGGCGCAACGGAGCGGAGACGATCGAGGCCATCCGCCGCATCCGCCGCGATCTCCCCGGTGTGCATGTGCTGCTGGGGGTGTCCAACATCAGCTTCGGGCTGTCACCCGCCGCGCGCATCACCCTGAATTCGGTCTTCCTGCATGACTGCTGCGCAGCCGGAATGGACGCCGCCATCGTCTCGCCGGCCAAGATCCTGCCCCTGATGAAGGTGTCAGAGGAGCACCAGCGCATCTGCCGCGATCTGATCCACGACCGGCGCCGCTTCGAGGGTGACGCATGCATCTACGACCCGCTCACCGAGCTCACCAGCCTGTTCGAGGGGGTGAGCGCCAAGGAGGCCCGCGCGTCGGGTCCCAGCCTGCAGGATCTGCCGGTCGAAGAGCGCCTCACCCGTCACATCATCGACGGCGAGCGGATCGGGCTGGAAGCGGCTCTCGATGAGGCGCTCAACCAGCATCCACCGCTGGAGATCGTCAACACCTTCCTGCTGGATGGCATGAAAGTGGTGGGAGAACTCTTCGGCAGCGGCCAGATGCAGCTGCCCTTCGTGCTGCAATCCGCCCAGACCATGAAGGCGGCGGTGGCCCATCTCGAACCGCACATGGAGAAGACCGAGGGGGGCAGCACCGCCAAGGCGAAGTTCCTGATCGCGACGGTGAAGGGCGATGTGCACGACATCGGCAAGAACCTCGTCGACATCATTCTCACCAACAATGGCTACGAGGTGATCAATCTTGGCATCAAGCAGGAGGTGGGAGCCATCATCGAAGCCCAGCAGGAGCATCAGGCCGATTGCATCGCCATGAGCGGCCTGCTGGTCAAGTCCACCGCGTTCATGAAGGACAACCTCAGCGCCTTCAACGAGGCGGGAATTCATGTGCCCGTGGTGCTCGGTGGCGCGGCGCTCACTCCGCGCTTCGTGAATCGCGACTGCGCCGAGGTCTACGACGGCAAGGTGATCTACGGGCGCGATGCGTTCACCGACCTCCGTTTCATGGATGCCTACGTCGAGGCCCTGCGCGATGGCGTCTGGGACCACCGGCGCGGCTTCCTCTCCGGCACACCGGAGGGTATCCAGCTGGGTGGCGATGCCGGCGCCGGTGACGCCGCAGGCCCCGACGATGACTCCGGCAGCACGGGGGAGGGCAGTCCCTCGGGGGATGGAACCGGCTCAGCGCCGATCCGTCGCGATCGGTCCGAGGCGGTGCCGGAGGAGCGGGCGGTTGAGCCTCCGTTCCTCGGCTGCCGCCATCTGCACGGCGATGCCATCCCCCTGGAGGAGGTGGCGGCCTATCTCGATCGCAATGCCCTCTATGCCGGGCAGTGGCAGCTGCGCAAGGCCAAGGGCCAGAGCCGCCAGGACTACGAGGCAATGCTGGCCGAGAAGGCCGAACCGGTGCTCAGCCACTGGCTGGGACGGGCCTGCGAGGAGGGCCTGCTGCAGCCGGCCGTGGCCTACGGCTATTTCCCCTGCGGCCGGGATGGGAACAGCGTGGTGGTCTACGCACCGGATGGAGCGGCAGGGGGAGCGGAACTGGGCCGCTTCGAGCTGCCCCGCCAGCGCAGCGGCAACCGGTACTGCATCGCCGACTTCTACAGGGATCTGCAGGACGGCAGGCCCGGCGATGTGCTGCCGATGCAAGCGGTGACCATGGGCGAGGAGGCGAGTCGGTTCGCTCAGGCCCTCTTCAGCGCCGACAACTACGCCGATTACCTCTATTTCCATGGCCTCGCGGTGCAGATGGCCGAGGCCCTGGCGGAGTGGGTCCATGCCCGGATCCGCCGGGAATGCGGCTTCGGGGACCAGGAGCCCGACAGCCTGCGGGGTGTGCTCGCCCAGCACTACCGGGGCAGCCGATACTCCTTCGGCTACCCGGCCTGCCCGAATGTGGCCGACTCGCGCCAGCAGCTGGCGTGGCTGGACGCCGGATCCATCGGTCTGAGCATGGACGAGAGCGACCAGCTCAATCCCGAACAGAGCACCACCGCGCTTGTGGCGCTTCACAGTCAGGCGCGCTACTTCAGCGCCTGA
- a CDS encoding DUF2237 family protein gives MESAPASAPDTARNVLDQPLQRCSCEPMTGWFRDGSCRTDAADLGRHTVCCVMNEAFLSYSKAQGNDLSTPVPAFGFPGLRPGDHWCVCASRWLQAHDDGMAPPVRLDATEISTLEVIPIATLKARAYQGMA, from the coding sequence ATGGAATCGGCGCCTGCATCCGCCCCGGACACCGCACGCAATGTTCTCGATCAACCCCTGCAGCGCTGCAGCTGTGAGCCGATGACCGGCTGGTTCCGGGATGGCAGCTGCCGCACCGATGCCGCCGATCTCGGCCGTCACACGGTCTGCTGCGTCATGAACGAGGCCTTTCTCTCGTACAGCAAGGCTCAGGGCAACGACCTCTCCACCCCAGTGCCGGCCTTCGGCTTTCCCGGCCTCAGGCCGGGCGATCACTGGTGCGTCTGCGCCAGCCGCTGGCTTCAGGCCCATGACGACGGCATGGCACCACCGGTGCGGCTGGACGCCACCGAGATCAGCACCCTGGAGGTCATTCCGATCGCCACCCTGAAGGCCAGGGCCTACCAGGGGATGGCCTGA
- a CDS encoding SDR family NAD(P)-dependent oxidoreductase: MDWGRWSGTALVVGAGGLGHALVAALASRAPGLRVWATSRDPERALAAERAGAVRVLPLDVRDGDSLDRLGEAVLAEAQPLRLVIVALGVLHGEGLSPEKRLDHVTFHSLERVFAVNAFGPLLLARALAPAMPRDQPCQFASLSARVGSIGDNRSGGWYSYRAAKAAQNQLLTCLALEWRRRRPQTCVTLLHPGTTDTPLSRPFQASVPQGRLFTPERAAGHLLDVLQAQTPERSGDFLAWDGQAIPW, encoded by the coding sequence ATGGACTGGGGCCGGTGGAGCGGGACGGCGTTGGTGGTGGGTGCCGGAGGTCTGGGCCATGCCCTCGTGGCGGCCCTGGCCTCCCGAGCACCGGGGCTGCGGGTGTGGGCCACCAGCCGCGATCCGGAGCGTGCGCTCGCGGCGGAGCGGGCCGGTGCGGTGAGGGTGCTGCCTCTCGATGTCCGTGACGGTGACAGCCTGGACCGGCTCGGTGAGGCCGTTCTGGCCGAGGCACAGCCGCTGAGGCTGGTCATCGTGGCTCTGGGGGTGCTGCATGGGGAGGGACTGAGCCCCGAAAAGCGGCTCGACCATGTGACGTTCCACTCGCTGGAGCGGGTCTTCGCTGTCAACGCCTTCGGCCCCCTGCTGCTGGCCCGGGCTCTGGCTCCGGCCATGCCCCGCGACCAGCCCTGTCAGTTCGCCAGCCTCTCGGCCCGTGTGGGCAGCATCGGGGACAACCGCAGCGGCGGCTGGTACAGCTACCGGGCGGCCAAGGCCGCCCAGAACCAGCTCCTCACCTGCCTGGCTCTGGAGTGGCGCCGCCGGCGCCCCCAGACCTGCGTCACCCTGCTCCATCCCGGCACGACGGACACGCCGCTCTCCAGACCGTTTCAGGCGTCCGTTCCCCAGGGCCGCCTGTTCACCCCGGAGCGGGCCGCCGGCCATCTGCTCGATGTGCTCCAGGCCCAGACGCCCGAGCGGAGCGGGGACTTCCTGGCCTGGGACGGTCAGGCCATCCCCTGGTAG